In Monodelphis domestica isolate mMonDom1 chromosome 3, mMonDom1.pri, whole genome shotgun sequence, the following proteins share a genomic window:
- the LOC100017395 gene encoding DNA-directed RNA polymerase II subunit RPB4-like, whose product MAAGGRDPGAGHVEEEASQLVFPREFETAQTLLNSEVHMLLEHRKQQHESGQDARELPVVFWKTLDYAARFSRFQNRETIASVRGLLLQKKLHKFELAALANLCPETAEEAKALIPSLAGRLEDEDLQEVLDDIQTKRSFQY is encoded by the coding sequence ATGGCTGCTGGAGGGAGAGACCCTGGTGCTGGCCATGTGGAGGAAGAAGCCTCGCAGCTTGTCTTTCCCAGAGAGTTTGAAACAGCACAAACTCTCCTCAATTCAGAAGTCCACATGCTGCTAGAGCATCGAAAGCAACAGCATGAAAGTGGGCAGGATGCACGAGAACTTCCAGTGGTTTTCTGGAAAACTTTAGATTATGCTGCCCGTTTTAGTCGTTTTCAAAACAGGGAAACCATTGCTAGTGTTCGGGGTTTGTTACTCCAGAAGAAGCTCCACAAATTTGAGTTGGCTGCTTTAGCAAACCTTTGTCCTGAGACAGCAGAGGAGGCCAAGgctctgattccaagcctagccGGTCGATTGGAAGATGAAGACTTGCAAGAGGTCCTTGATGATATTCAGACCAAGAGGAGCTTCCAGTATTAA